In one Oryza glaberrima chromosome 2, OglaRS2, whole genome shotgun sequence genomic region, the following are encoded:
- the LOC127764541 gene encoding uncharacterized protein LOC127764541 has translation MAAGGTQAMRRFVYLVVKGCYDRRLRCCRDSYMADTFHMRRINVSRFFFYPKPPPPPPPAMVVDARLPRPCITFCAPSVMHFMLLGRNSDKVLAVDHKGRTTMYDPAANTIRAAPTLAHPKRLPAISLPIGDDLYILDPTSSDHRCFEALVYKPGGPAHDWVTTRGPIDRYNDWHCQSLPPPPYHPYSCSFVGANGAIGAYAVVGGGGDSAEIWVSTNDGSGSGTFSFDTARRAWTKHGDWTLPFRGLAEYVPEYNLWFALSSGSNNNHLCAFDLAGAAEPPATRDFCQELKPPKDWKLVSSHLVHLGSGRFCIARFFDKPVKIPVCCVCDMDTQTETYGVFTGVEVKKPGRGLRLRMVKHRSECYRFDDHIKEWVL, from the coding sequence ATGGCTGCGGGTGGGACGCAAGCAATGAGGCGGTTCGTCTATCTGGTGGTGAAGGGCTGCTACGATCGCCGCCTGCGGTGTTGTCGCGACAGCTACATGGCGGACACCTTCCACATGCGCCGCATCAACGTGTCCCGCTTCTTCTTCTAccccaaaccgccgccgccgccgccgccggcgatggtcGTCGACGCTCGGCTGCCTCGCCCCTGCATCACCTTCTGCGCCCCCTCGGTCATGCACTTCATGCTGCTGGGCCGCAACAGCGACAAGGTGCTCGCCGTCGACCACAAGGGCCGCACCACCATGTACGACCCCGCCGCCAACACCATCCGCGCCGCGCCCACCCTCGCCCACCCCAAGAGACTCCCCGCCATCTCCCTCCCCATTGGTGACGACCTCTACATCCTCGACCCGACCTCCTCCGACCACCGCTGCTTCGAGGCCCTCGTCTACAAGCCCGGCGGCCCCGCCCACGACTGGGTCACCACCCGTGGCCCCATCGACCGGTACAACGACTGGCACTGCCAatctctcccgccgccgccctaccaTCCCTACTCCTGCAGCTTCGTCGGCGCAAACGGAGCCATCGGCGCCTATGCGgtggtcggcggtggcggcgactcAGCAGAGATCTGGGTGTCAACcaacgacggcagcggcagcggcacctTCTCTTTCGACACGGCGCGGCGCGCCTGGACCAAGCACGGAGACTGGACGCTCCCATTCCGTGGCCTCGCCGAGTACGTCCCCGAGTACAACCTCTGGTTCGCCCTCTCCTCCGGCTCCAACAACAACCATCTCTGCGCATTCGATCTCGCCggcgcagccgagccgccggcgacgcgcgaTTTCTGCCAAGAACTCAAGCCACCCAAGGACTGGAAGCTGGTGTCATCCCATCTGGTGCACCTGGGATCCGGCAGGTTCTGCATCGCAAGATTCTTCGATAAGCCGGTCAAGATTCCAGTGTGCTGCGTCTGCGACATGGATACGCAGACCGAGACGTACGGCGTCTTCACCGGCGTGGAGGTGAAGAAGCCGGGAAGAGGCCTACGGCTACGGATGGTCAAGCACAGGTCAGAATGTTATCGCTTCGATGACCACATTAAGGAATGGGTGCTGTAA